In a genomic window of Candidatus Cloacimonadota bacterium:
- a CDS encoding TrmB family transcriptional regulator: protein MDREKIIKDFISFGLSKREAKVYYTLFLKKELSAAEIQKHVSILRTKVYEILLQLMNKGFCAERKIGRLKKYYATDPYQAFQNQINNLDGILKTKKNIVSEILNHIAPIYEKNTSDVNPLEFIEILYERKRICERYIHLQQTAQKEIMIFTKKPYALPEKDNVKNAFNVLQRDVTLETIYEIEDFENTEFEKEMIEKFAYSGGKTRFISELPMKLAIFDEKITMLALKDPVSLKPLITTIIINHPDYARAQKEIFKAYWKRSFSLEELIEKYSNSRKIKEK from the coding sequence ATGGATCGGGAAAAAATCATAAAAGATTTCATTAGTTTCGGGCTCTCAAAAAGAGAAGCGAAAGTATATTATACTTTATTTCTCAAGAAAGAATTATCGGCTGCTGAAATTCAAAAACATGTCAGCATATTGAGAACAAAAGTGTACGAAATTCTACTCCAATTAATGAACAAGGGATTTTGTGCGGAAAGAAAGATCGGAAGATTAAAAAAATATTACGCAACCGATCCATATCAAGCATTTCAAAATCAAATCAATAATTTGGATGGAATTCTAAAAACTAAAAAGAATATTGTTAGCGAAATATTAAACCACATCGCACCGATATATGAAAAAAATACAAGCGATGTTAATCCGCTCGAATTCATTGAAATCTTGTATGAAAGAAAAAGGATCTGTGAACGATACATTCATCTTCAGCAAACTGCCCAAAAAGAAATCATGATATTTACAAAAAAACCTTATGCTTTGCCGGAAAAAGATAATGTGAAAAACGCTTTTAATGTATTACAACGAGATGTAACGCTGGAGACTATTTACGAAATTGAGGACTTTGAAAACACGGAATTTGAAAAAGAAATGATCGAGAAATTCGCCTACTCCGGGGGGAAAACAAGATTTATCAGCGAACTTCCAATGAAGTTAGCAATTTTCGATGAGAAGATAACAATGCTCGCTCTCAAGGACCCGGTTTCCCTAAAACCATTGATCACGACTATTATCATAAATCATCCCGATTATGCTCGTGCTCAAAAAGAAATTTTTAAAGCATATTGGAAAAGATCTTTCTCTCTTGAGGAATTAATTGAAAAATATTCTAACTCAAGAAAGATTAAAGAAAAATAG